The Ignavibacteria bacterium genome window below encodes:
- a CDS encoding 2Fe-2S iron-sulfur cluster binding domain-containing protein, with protein MKKVKIKFNLNGKDTVLSVNPNRRLIDLLREDLNLTGTKEGCAIGECGACTVIIDGKTANSCLVLAAQINGCKITTIEGIASDGKLHPLQENFMKHGAIQCGFCTPGMVLS; from the coding sequence ATGAAAAAAGTTAAGATTAAATTTAATTTGAATGGAAAAGACACTGTTCTTTCCGTAAATCCAAATCGTAGATTGATCGATTTATTGAGAGAAGATTTGAACCTTACCGGAACAAAAGAGGGCTGTGCAATTGGAGAATGTGGAGCTTGCACCGTTATAATAGATGGAAAGACGGCAAACTCCTGTCTTGTTCTTGCCGCACAAATTAATGGTTGTAAGATTACTACGATCGAAGGAATTGCGTCAGATGGCAAGCTGCATCCGCTTCAAGAAAATTTTATGAAGCATGGTGCAATTCAATGTGGATTTTGTACACCTGGCATGGTACTCTC